From Primulina tabacum isolate GXHZ01 chromosome 2, ASM2559414v2, whole genome shotgun sequence, one genomic window encodes:
- the LOC142536929 gene encoding uncharacterized protein LOC142536929 codes for MAANKGINFGSFGLTSESEATSRISTSIQITVHRLNGQNFLEWSQSVKLAIDGRGKLGYLTGEAEKPAETESTYKTWRSENSLVMAWLLNSMDTSIARPHMFMKTAKDVWDSVKETYSDSENSSQIFELKAKLWNLKQGDREVTIYYNEMAALWQELDQHYDDVWASKDDYARQKKREENDRVYIFLAGMNQNLDEVKGRILGRKPLPSIREVFSEIRQEESRKKVMHSQAENNIGPVSDNSALVSRDSDSTPNTDKKKKPWCDHCQKAWHTRETCWKLHGKPPGWKKRSEKALQTVTEISQGTPINSGQFPFTQDQVDQLVRLLRTSNPTPSSTNCSVAQNGGGLGEDDWQC; via the exons ATGGCCGCCAACAAAGGAATAAATTTTGGCTCGTTTGGGCTAACCTCTGAATCAGAGGCAACCTCTAGAATTTCTACCTCGATTCAAATTACTGTCCATCGTCTAAATGGGCAGAATTTCTTGGAGTGGTCACAGTCCGTAAAACTTGCAATTGATGGGCGTGGAAAACTGGGGTATTTGACTGGAGAGGCAGAGAAACCGGCTGAGACAGAGTCAACATACAAAACATGGAGATCAGAAAACTCTCTTGTGATGGCGTGGCTTCTCAACTCCATGGACACCTCAATCGCCAGACCACATATGTTCATGAAGACTGCGAAAGATGTGTGGGACTCTGTAAAAGAGACATACTCAGACTCCGAGAATTCATCTCAGATATTCGAGTTGAAGGCAAAACTCTGGAATCTGAAACAGGGTGATCGTGAGGTAACCATTTACTACAATGAGATGGCGGCTTTGTGGCAGGAGCTGGATCAACACTACGATGATGTCTGGGCCAGCAAGGATGATTATGCGAGACAAAAGAAGAGAGAGGAGAATGATCGGGTATACATATTTTTGGCTGGAATGAATCAAAATCTCGATGAAGTTAAAGGACGAATACTTGGAAGAAAACCACTTCCGTCGATCAGAGAAGTTTTCTCTGAAATTCGCCAAGAAGAGAGCAGGAAGAAGGTGATGCATAGCCAGGCCGAGAACAATATTGGCCCGGTGAGTGATAACTCAGCCTTGGTATCTCGAGACTCGGACTCAACTCCGAATACTGATAAGAAGAAGAAGCCCTGGTGTGACCACTGCCAGAAAGCCTGGCATACTCGAGAAACTTGCTGGAAGCTTCACGGAAAGCCACCTGGTTGGAAGAAACGGTCTGAGAAGGCGCTACAAACGGTGACTGAGATTTCTCAAGGAACTCCAATCAACTCTGGACAGTTTCCATTCACTCAGGACCAAGTAGATCAACTTGTTAGGTTACTCCGAACCTCAAATCCAACCCCATCTTCCACCAACTGTTCTGTCGCACAAAATG GAGGTGGACTCGGGGAAGATGATTGGCAATGCTAG